One stretch of Cohnella algarum DNA includes these proteins:
- the pdxT gene encoding pyridoxal 5'-phosphate synthase glutaminase subunit PdxT yields the protein MNIGVLALQGAVAEHIRSIEQAGGKGIPVKRTEQLAELDGIIIPGGESTTIGKLMRKYDFVDALRDFSAQGKPIFGTCAGLIVLADRLDGAEEPHLGLMNMTVARNAFGRQRESFETDLDVKGIESPLRAVFIRAPLIKEVGSDVEVLSTYKDEIVAARQGHLLASSFHPELTDDYRLHAYFVDMAKEASERTAK from the coding sequence ATGAACATCGGAGTATTGGCATTGCAGGGCGCCGTAGCCGAACATATCCGCAGCATCGAGCAAGCGGGAGGCAAGGGAATTCCCGTGAAGCGGACGGAGCAGCTCGCCGAACTGGACGGGATTATCATTCCCGGCGGCGAGAGCACGACGATCGGCAAGCTGATGCGCAAATACGATTTTGTCGATGCGCTGCGGGATTTTTCGGCTCAAGGCAAACCGATCTTCGGCACATGCGCCGGGCTGATCGTGCTTGCGGATCGGCTCGATGGCGCCGAGGAGCCTCATCTCGGGCTGATGAACATGACCGTAGCCCGCAACGCGTTCGGACGGCAGAGGGAAAGCTTCGAAACCGATCTCGACGTCAAAGGGATCGAATCTCCGCTGCGCGCGGTGTTCATCCGGGCCCCGCTCATCAAGGAAGTCGGCTCGGACGTGGAAGTGCTGTCCACGTACAAGGACGAAATCGTCGCGGCGCGCCAAGGCCATCTGCTGGCTTCTTCTTTCCATCCGGAGCTTACGGACGATTACCGGCTGCACGCCTATTTCGTCGACATGGCCAAAGAAGCCTCGGAACGGACGGCCAAGTAA
- the serS gene encoding serine--tRNA ligase, whose translation MLDVKLLRGDFAKVEQALRNRNASVELIAPFSELDSSRRERLAESEALKNRRNVVSQEVAKLKKSGGDAEPFIVEMREVNDRIKKLDEEVRELEEQINSLMLSIPNVPHESVPVGASEEDNVEIRRVGETPSFDFEPRPHWELADELGILDFEAASKVTGSRFVFYKGLGARLERALINLMMNLHADEHGYEEILPPYLVNRDSLVGTGQLPKFEEDLFKIEGTDYYLIPTAEVPVTNYYRDDILTVEQLPSKFVAYSGCFRSEAGAAGRDTRGLIRQHQFNKVELVKLVDPETSYDELESLTQEAERVLSVLGLPYRVLTLCTGDMGFGSAKTYDIEVWIPSAGVYREISSCTNFEDFQARRANIRFRREQGAKPEFVHTLNGSGLAVGRTVAAILENYQQADGSVVIPEALRPYMGGLDRIGPR comes from the coding sequence ATGTTGGATGTCAAATTGCTGCGCGGCGACTTTGCGAAGGTCGAGCAGGCGCTGCGCAATCGGAACGCTTCGGTCGAGCTGATCGCTCCGTTTTCGGAGCTGGACAGCAGCCGCCGGGAACGACTGGCGGAGAGCGAAGCGCTCAAAAACCGGCGCAACGTCGTTTCGCAGGAAGTCGCCAAGCTGAAAAAAAGCGGCGGCGACGCGGAACCGTTCATCGTCGAGATGCGCGAAGTGAACGACCGGATCAAGAAGCTCGACGAGGAAGTGCGCGAGCTGGAAGAACAAATCAACAGCCTGATGCTGTCGATTCCGAACGTGCCGCACGAGAGCGTGCCGGTGGGCGCTTCGGAGGAGGACAACGTGGAAATCCGCCGCGTCGGCGAGACGCCGTCCTTCGATTTCGAGCCGCGTCCGCACTGGGAGCTGGCCGACGAGCTCGGCATTCTCGATTTCGAAGCGGCGTCCAAAGTAACCGGCTCGCGCTTCGTTTTCTATAAAGGCCTGGGCGCGCGTCTGGAACGGGCGTTGATCAACCTGATGATGAACCTGCACGCGGACGAGCACGGCTACGAAGAGATTCTCCCTCCGTATCTCGTCAACCGCGACAGCCTGGTCGGCACCGGGCAGCTGCCGAAGTTCGAAGAGGATCTGTTTAAAATCGAGGGAACGGATTATTACCTGATCCCGACGGCGGAAGTGCCGGTGACGAACTATTACCGCGACGATATTTTGACGGTCGAGCAGCTGCCGTCCAAGTTCGTCGCCTACAGCGGCTGCTTCCGCTCCGAAGCGGGCGCCGCGGGCCGCGACACGCGCGGTTTGATCCGTCAGCACCAATTCAACAAAGTCGAGCTCGTCAAGCTGGTCGATCCGGAAACGTCCTACGACGAGCTGGAATCGCTGACGCAGGAGGCGGAACGGGTGCTCTCGGTGCTGGGCCTGCCTTACCGCGTGCTGACGCTTTGCACCGGCGACATGGGCTTCGGCTCGGCCAAAACGTACGACATCGAGGTTTGGATTCCGAGCGCCGGCGTGTACCGGGAAATTTCGTCCTGCACCAACTTCGAAGATTTCCAGGCTCGCCGCGCGAACATCCGGTTCCGGCGCGAGCAAGGCGCAAAGCCGGAATTCGTGCACACGCTGAACGGCTCGGGGCTCGCCGTCGGCCGCACCGTGGCGGCCATTCTCGAAAATTACCAGCAGGCCGACGGTTCGGTCGTCATTCCGGAAGCGTTGCGCCCTTACATGGGCGGACTGGATCGCATCGGCCCTCGCTAG
- a CDS encoding small acid-soluble spore protein P: protein MSKPKTVPVAAAAEGSEHARDRKSDGNHQPNEPLSGSKKVKNRNHSRHNNGEG, encoded by the coding sequence GTGAGCAAGCCGAAAACCGTTCCCGTAGCCGCAGCGGCGGAAGGCAGCGAACACGCCCGCGACCGCAAAAGCGACGGAAACCATCAACCGAACGAACCGTTATCGGGTTCCAAAAAAGTGAAAAACCGCAACCATTCGCGCCATAATAACGGCGAAGGGTAA
- a CDS encoding YitT family protein, with the protein MQSPLPVNTAADPKPVRHSKLSILDIARRVVFIILGAALAGVALEIFLVPNNIIDGGITGISIMAAHLSDWPLGVFLFVLNLPFLVLGYKSIGKTFALSTLLGVITLSVTTSLLHHVEPFTDDTLLATVFGGILLGVGIGMVIRNGGATDGTETVAIVVSKRTPFSVGQMVMFINLFILGSAGLVYGWDNAMFSLITYFIAFKVMDLTIEGLDESKSIWIISEHYRDIGDAIVSRLGRSVTYLNGEGGFSGDTKQVIFAVITRMEEAKLKSIVSEMDPAAFMAVGNIHDVQGGRFKKKDIH; encoded by the coding sequence ATGCAAAGCCCATTGCCTGTAAATACTGCAGCCGATCCGAAGCCGGTTCGCCATTCGAAGCTATCCATTCTGGATATCGCGCGCCGTGTCGTGTTCATTATACTGGGCGCAGCGCTGGCCGGGGTCGCCCTCGAAATTTTTCTCGTTCCGAACAATATTATCGACGGCGGCATCACCGGCATTTCGATTATGGCTGCGCACCTTAGCGACTGGCCCCTCGGCGTCTTTCTGTTCGTGCTGAACCTTCCCTTTCTCGTCTTAGGCTACAAATCCATCGGCAAAACGTTTGCCCTGTCGACGCTGCTCGGCGTCATTACGCTTTCGGTGACGACTTCTCTGCTCCATCACGTCGAACCGTTTACCGACGATACGCTCCTCGCGACGGTATTCGGCGGCATTTTGCTGGGCGTCGGGATCGGAATGGTCATCCGCAACGGCGGAGCGACGGACGGAACCGAGACTGTCGCGATCGTCGTCAGCAAAAGAACGCCCTTTTCCGTCGGACAGATGGTTATGTTTATCAACCTGTTCATTCTGGGCAGCGCGGGCCTGGTTTACGGCTGGGACAATGCGATGTTTTCCCTGATTACGTATTTTATCGCCTTCAAGGTTATGGATCTGACCATCGAAGGCTTGGACGAGTCGAAGTCGATCTGGATCATCAGCGAACATTACCGCGACATCGGCGACGCCATCGTCAGCCGCCTCGGGCGCAGCGTGACGTATTTGAACGGGGAAGGCGGATTTTCCGGCGATACGAAGCAGGTCATCTTCGCGGTTATTACCCGGATGGAGGAAGCGAAGCTGAAATCGATCGTCAGCGAGATGGATCCCGCGGCCTTTATGGCGGTCGGCAACATCCACGACGTGCAGGGCGGAAGATTCAAAAAGAAGGACATCCATTAG
- a CDS encoding ABC transporter substrate-binding protein: MNMNNNLAGSTFMAGQVDAAVTWEPYLSEATAKGGRVLYSTKDAPNLIVDAVVVKKSLIDNYPEQVRKMVEAFDEGLAMFNEGDEGKQIVADELGMDVPSLVSTVETLELTTAEGSEKMLVDDRAAWEETMKEYADFFVSQKILTETVDTTGIINDFLYK, translated from the coding sequence ATGAACATGAACAACAACCTCGCAGGCTCGACGTTCATGGCCGGCCAGGTGGACGCGGCCGTGACGTGGGAGCCCTACCTGTCGGAAGCGACGGCCAAGGGCGGACGCGTTCTGTACTCGACCAAGGACGCCCCGAACCTGATCGTCGACGCGGTCGTCGTGAAGAAAAGCCTGATCGACAACTATCCGGAGCAAGTCCGCAAGATGGTCGAAGCGTTCGATGAAGGGCTCGCCATGTTCAACGAGGGAGACGAGGGCAAGCAAATCGTAGCCGACGAACTCGGCATGGACGTGCCCTCGCTCGTCAGCACGGTGGAGACGCTGGAGCTGACGACGGCGGAAGGCTCCGAAAAAATGCTCGTGGACGACCGCGCGGCATGGGAAGAAACGATGAAAGAGTACGCCGACTTCTTCGTCTCGCAAAAGATTTTGACGGAGACGGTCGACACGACCGGCATCATTAACGATTTTCTCTACAAATAG
- a CDS encoding ABC transporter substrate-binding protein, which produces MSIKTNRFAAFLILAVVLVISGCGSNGASNGSASPEPSAPASSAAGTAEASSPPKSSEEPVTIRFGYSPWIGMAGPIVANAEQLFAAKGVNVEFVEMEGNTKDAFMSGKLDAVVQSFVAVVQMKAKEKADDPVQIISVMDRSLGADGIIANEQIASLEQLKGKSVAVSIGSVAHFLLLKGWKPSASRNPTCRS; this is translated from the coding sequence ATGTCCATCAAAACCAATCGTTTTGCCGCGTTCCTGATCCTCGCCGTCGTCCTCGTCATTTCAGGCTGCGGAAGCAACGGCGCTTCGAACGGTTCCGCCTCTCCGGAGCCGTCCGCGCCCGCATCTTCCGCGGCCGGCACGGCCGAAGCCTCCTCGCCTCCGAAGTCGTCCGAGGAACCCGTGACCATTCGCTTCGGCTACAGCCCATGGATCGGCATGGCCGGCCCGATCGTCGCAAACGCGGAGCAGCTTTTCGCGGCCAAAGGCGTAAACGTGGAGTTCGTGGAAATGGAAGGCAATACGAAGGATGCCTTCATGTCGGGCAAGCTGGACGCGGTCGTGCAATCGTTCGTCGCGGTCGTACAGATGAAAGCGAAGGAAAAGGCGGACGATCCGGTGCAAATCATCTCCGTCATGGACCGCTCCCTCGGCGCCGACGGCATCATCGCAAATGAACAAATCGCCTCCCTGGAGCAATTGAAGGGCAAAAGCGTCGCCGTCTCCATCGGCTCCGTCGCCCACTTCCTGCTGCTCAAGGGCTGGAAACCGTCGGCCTCGAGGAATCCGACGTGCAGATCATGA
- a CDS encoding ISNCY family transposase, with product MTRAELKKVLVVEKILDGHMTNVEGAATLGLTVRQMIRLKKKYVEEGGAQALVHRNRGKKPKHALSEEVKQQVVELYNTKYYGSNNCHFAELLEEHEALKLSPSSVRRILLSEGIKQAKQRRRSKAHQPRQRKPQAGMLWQIDATPFAWLEDRGPAFALHAAIDDATGTVVGAIFRLNECREGYSLVMQQGIQKYGVPLGLYSDRHTIFRSPNEKLTVEQELAGETKPLSHFGKAMAELHIEHIKAITPQAKGRVERLWQTFQDRLVIELRLLGAKTIEEANAALPMLLEKHNRKFAVQPKKVESAYMKLDPSVNLNHVFTIREYRKLGHGNTLSYYGKVYTFAKPCDFRFEARTTVEVRKTLSGEVLVWHNGQAIPLKETEKPVRKPMSKTKKAEPAQSRKPAANHPWRLAWNCRQQQDNTKTTAVQVT from the coding sequence TTGACCAGAGCAGAACTGAAAAAGGTACTTGTCGTGGAGAAGATTTTAGACGGACACATGACTAATGTGGAAGGAGCAGCGACACTCGGACTAACAGTGCGACAAATGATTCGGCTGAAGAAAAAGTATGTGGAAGAGGGAGGAGCGCAGGCACTGGTGCACCGCAATCGCGGAAAAAAGCCGAAGCACGCCTTGTCCGAGGAAGTTAAACAGCAGGTCGTTGAGTTGTACAACACAAAATACTATGGTAGCAACAACTGCCATTTTGCGGAGCTTTTGGAGGAACATGAAGCATTGAAATTGAGTCCTTCCAGTGTAAGACGTATTTTGCTTTCTGAAGGAATCAAACAAGCCAAGCAGCGCAGACGTAGCAAAGCTCATCAACCACGTCAGCGCAAGCCGCAAGCCGGAATGCTGTGGCAGATCGACGCGACGCCATTTGCTTGGCTGGAGGACCGGGGTCCTGCCTTTGCCCTCCATGCAGCCATCGACGATGCCACAGGCACGGTTGTCGGCGCCATATTCCGGCTCAACGAATGCCGCGAAGGATACTCGCTCGTCATGCAGCAAGGCATTCAGAAATACGGCGTACCGCTCGGCCTGTACAGCGACCGACACACCATCTTTCGCTCTCCTAATGAAAAGCTGACCGTAGAGCAGGAACTGGCTGGTGAAACGAAGCCGCTCTCTCACTTTGGCAAGGCGATGGCCGAACTTCACATTGAGCATATCAAGGCCATTACGCCGCAGGCTAAGGGCCGTGTAGAAAGGCTTTGGCAGACGTTCCAAGATCGCCTGGTCATCGAACTCAGGCTGCTCGGCGCAAAGACGATTGAGGAGGCCAATGCGGCGTTGCCCATGCTGTTGGAGAAGCACAATCGCAAATTTGCTGTTCAGCCCAAAAAAGTAGAATCGGCGTATATGAAGCTGGATCCATCCGTCAATTTGAATCATGTGTTCACGATTCGCGAGTACCGAAAGTTAGGACACGGAAACACACTCTCTTATTACGGGAAAGTGTATACCTTCGCCAAGCCCTGTGATTTCCGTTTCGAAGCCAGAACAACGGTAGAGGTGCGTAAAACGCTCTCTGGAGAAGTGCTCGTTTGGCACAATGGCCAGGCGATTCCGCTGAAAGAGACGGAAAAGCCGGTACGCAAACCGATGTCCAAAACAAAAAAGGCGGAGCCTGCGCAGTCACGCAAACCCGCCGCCAACCACCCTTGGAGGTTGGCATGGAACTGTAGACAACAACAGGATAACACAAAAACGACAGCCGTCCAAGTCACTTGA
- a CDS encoding metallophosphoesterase: MRIGILSDLHVDQNNAGLQTTVQDALVQVARERESDLLIVAGDISSDYGQTLDVLREIEDKAGVPCLFVPGNHDLWNIRHPDMDAWTIYEALQRYEHNLSAAPYVIDDEWVVIGDAGWYDFSFGDAEFQEEEFLDMRRGKRLWKDKTYVKWNQSPPEVSRIFRDKIKKQLEQYKDRNIILVTHVVPDDRFTVPAAYKDWSYFNAFLGSRSYGDLIREYEGSIRCAVFGHAHFRKQESLGDTELICNCLGNRREWRHSADKAYEEVRRAFATVVI, translated from the coding sequence GTGAGAATCGGGATTTTGTCGGATTTGCATGTGGATCAGAACAACGCCGGTCTGCAAACGACGGTGCAGGACGCTCTCGTTCAAGTGGCCCGCGAGCGGGAATCGGACCTCCTCATCGTTGCGGGCGACATCTCGAGCGATTACGGGCAGACGCTGGACGTTTTGCGCGAAATCGAGGATAAGGCCGGCGTCCCCTGCCTGTTCGTGCCCGGGAACCACGATTTGTGGAACATCCGGCATCCGGATATGGACGCCTGGACCATTTACGAGGCTTTGCAGCGGTACGAGCATAATTTGTCGGCGGCGCCGTACGTCATCGACGACGAGTGGGTCGTGATCGGGGATGCGGGCTGGTACGACTTCTCCTTCGGGGATGCGGAGTTTCAGGAGGAGGAGTTTCTCGATATGCGGCGCGGCAAACGGCTGTGGAAGGATAAAACCTATGTGAAGTGGAATCAGTCGCCCCCGGAGGTTAGCCGTATTTTTCGCGATAAAATCAAGAAGCAGTTGGAACAATACAAGGACCGGAACATTATCCTGGTCACCCACGTCGTTCCGGACGACCGCTTCACCGTCCCGGCGGCTTACAAAGACTGGTCCTACTTCAATGCGTTTCTCGGAAGCCGCAGCTACGGGGACCTCATTCGCGAATATGAGGGTTCGATCCGGTGCGCGGTCTTCGGCCATGCGCATTTCCGGAAGCAAGAGTCGCTGGGCGATACCGAGCTCATTTGCAACTGCCTCGGCAACCGCCGCGAGTGGCGCCATTCGGCGGACAAGGCGTACGAGGAAGTACGGCGGGCGTTTGCGACCGTGGTTATTTAG
- a CDS encoding DUF2203 domain-containing protein, whose protein sequence is MKPKIFTLNEANALLPRLKEDLASLQALTREYEEQVLLLQKLKGEFQLSSGRRASGDGRFFEAEGRLDFMRMEIQLQVDNFARKGVLLKMINPGLIDFPAVLDGEDVLICWKEGEDRAAHYHGWHDGFKGRKPIPGADAE, encoded by the coding sequence GTGAAACCTAAAATCTTTACCTTGAACGAAGCCAACGCTCTGCTGCCTCGGTTGAAGGAGGATTTGGCGAGCTTGCAAGCTCTGACGCGCGAGTACGAAGAGCAGGTTCTGCTGCTGCAGAAGCTGAAGGGCGAGTTCCAGCTGTCCTCGGGACGGCGGGCGAGCGGGGACGGCCGGTTTTTTGAGGCGGAGGGCCGACTTGATTTTATGCGGATGGAAATCCAGCTGCAGGTCGATAACTTCGCGCGCAAAGGCGTTCTGCTTAAAATGATCAACCCCGGCCTGATCGACTTTCCGGCGGTTCTGGACGGGGAGGATGTCCTCATCTGCTGGAAAGAAGGGGAGGACCGCGCCGCGCATTACCACGGCTGGCACGACGGGTTCAAAGGACGCAAGCCGATTCCCGGCGCGGACGCAGAATAG
- a CDS encoding GNAT family N-acetyltransferase, protein MKNVPLIETPRLLIKPYVGTELAALFGILSDPETMAFWPAPFTEEQASNWLERNMASYGERGFGRCGVYLKKDGTMIGDCGLMRSEIDGTPENDLGYIIHASHWGKGYGYEAAKGCLEFAAGPLRMTRVCANMPWNHSGSERVAAKLGMTLEKPFSNARNRGILTYLYSIEF, encoded by the coding sequence ATGAAAAACGTACCTTTGATCGAAACGCCTCGGTTGCTCATCAAACCATATGTCGGGACGGAGCTTGCGGCTTTGTTCGGCATTTTGTCGGATCCGGAGACGATGGCGTTCTGGCCGGCCCCTTTTACCGAGGAGCAGGCGTCGAATTGGCTGGAGCGGAATATGGCAAGCTACGGCGAGCGGGGCTTCGGAAGATGCGGCGTATATTTGAAAAAAGACGGAACGATGATCGGAGACTGCGGATTGATGCGATCCGAAATCGACGGCACGCCGGAAAACGACCTCGGCTACATTATCCATGCCTCCCATTGGGGAAAGGGCTACGGATACGAAGCGGCCAAAGGCTGTCTGGAATTCGCCGCCGGTCCGCTGCGGATGACGCGCGTATGCGCGAATATGCCCTGGAACCATTCGGGTTCCGAGCGCGTCGCCGCGAAGCTGGGCATGACGTTGGAGAAACCGTTTTCCAATGCGCGGAATCGGGGGATATTAACCTATTTATATAGCATTGAATTTTAA
- a CDS encoding carbohydrate ABC transporter permease, whose protein sequence is MQHGLLILMCLIAVFPLYWMVNSSFKNESEIFTSSLVPSSPVLSNYTYAFEQMPIFRMMFNSFGVAILMTALQLITGLLAAYALVRWRFRGQLLIFSVLSLTWLIPFQAVMIPNYVLVNQMGMNESLLGIVLPFTVSTFAILSLYQSFQSFPKVLIEAASIDGLSDFNILVKLILPNIKSSVASLGIILFINGWNEYLWPMLVTKKMENAPLQIGLKLFVNSDTNMWGSLMAATTVSCLPILIIYLILQRQIVDSFVRFGIK, encoded by the coding sequence GTGCAGCACGGCCTGCTGATCCTCATGTGCCTGATCGCCGTGTTCCCGCTTTATTGGATGGTGAATTCCTCGTTTAAGAACGAGTCGGAAATTTTTACGTCGTCGCTCGTTCCTTCAAGTCCGGTGCTGAGCAACTACACCTACGCGTTCGAACAGATGCCGATTTTCCGGATGATGTTCAACTCGTTCGGCGTCGCCATCCTGATGACGGCTCTGCAGCTCATCACCGGGCTGCTGGCCGCTTACGCGCTCGTGCGCTGGAGATTCCGCGGGCAGCTGCTCATTTTCTCCGTGCTCAGCCTGACGTGGCTCATTCCGTTTCAAGCGGTAATGATCCCCAACTACGTGCTCGTCAACCAGATGGGGATGAACGAAAGCCTGCTGGGCATCGTGCTGCCGTTCACCGTGTCCACGTTCGCGATTTTGTCGCTTTACCAAAGCTTTCAGTCGTTTCCGAAGGTGCTGATCGAAGCGGCGAGCATCGACGGGCTGAGCGATTTCAACATCCTCGTCAAGCTTATTTTGCCGAACATCAAATCGTCCGTCGCCTCTTTGGGCATCATCCTGTTCATCAACGGCTGGAACGAATATTTGTGGCCGATGCTCGTCACGAAAAAGATGGAAAACGCCCCGCTTCAAATCGGGCTCAAGCTGTTCGTCAACTCCGACACGAACATGTGGGGCTCGCTCATGGCCGCGACGACCGTGTCCTGCTTGCCGATTCTGATCATCTACCTGATCCTGCAGCGCCAGATCGTCGATTCGTTCGTCCGGTTCGGGATCAAATGA
- a CDS encoding carbohydrate ABC transporter permease gives MRRAKPFLYLLPALALLAVWMYRPLLYTFYLAFHKWSMVPGTEPLFVGLDNFARLLQNKGFLDSIGNTVLYTIGLLPFSIVIPLVLATVTHHMEGRMKNVYRALFFIPMILAPVSVSAIWRWLFHPSNGLVNIVLMKLGAIDAPIAFFSDPGWAKWIILLITGWKMVGFSTIMFAAALTGINREYYEAASQDGAGSLKQFFHITIPLMSPMIIFMLTMSILFSSQWTFAYIDILTTGGPYGTSTNIYYEMYKYAFSNLNAGFSSAAALLFFVVFGLISLGLNALSRKYSFYDN, from the coding sequence ATGCGCCGGGCAAAGCCGTTCCTCTACTTGCTGCCCGCGCTGGCGCTGCTCGCCGTCTGGATGTACAGGCCTCTTCTGTACACGTTCTATCTGGCCTTTCACAAGTGGAGCATGGTGCCGGGTACCGAGCCCCTCTTCGTCGGCCTGGACAATTTCGCCCGGCTGCTGCAAAACAAGGGCTTCCTCGATTCGATCGGCAACACCGTCTTGTACACGATCGGTTTGCTGCCTTTCTCGATCGTCATTCCGCTCGTGCTGGCGACCGTGACGCACCATATGGAAGGGCGGATGAAAAACGTCTACCGCGCGCTCTTTTTCATCCCGATGATCCTGGCTCCGGTATCGGTCAGCGCCATCTGGCGCTGGCTGTTTCACCCGTCCAACGGCCTGGTGAACATCGTTCTGATGAAGCTGGGCGCAATCGACGCGCCGATCGCCTTTTTCTCGGATCCGGGCTGGGCCAAGTGGATCATTCTGCTCATTACCGGCTGGAAAATGGTCGGCTTCAGCACGATTATGTTCGCGGCCGCCCTGACCGGGATCAATCGCGAATATTACGAAGCGGCGTCGCAGGACGGCGCGGGAAGCCTGAAGCAATTTTTTCACATTACGATACCGCTGATGTCGCCGATGATCATTTTCATGCTGACGATGAGCATTTTGTTTTCCAGCCAATGGACGTTCGCTTATATCGACATCCTGACGACCGGCGGGCCTTACGGCACCTCGACCAACATTTATTACGAAATGTACAAGTACGCGTTCTCGAATCTCAACGCCGGCTTCAGCTCCGCGGCCGCCCTGCTGTTCTTCGTCGTATTCGGATTGATCTCGCTCGGACTTAACGCTCTATCCCGCAAATATTCCTTCTACGACAACTAG